The genomic region CTGCATGCCCGGAATCAGGGTCGAGAAGCTGACCGCGTCGATGGTGATCTCCCGCTTCATCCGGCGCGCGACCTCGGTGAAGAGATCGATCTGGAACCCTTCCACCCCGCCGCCCAGCTTGGGCATGGCGTGGGGGGCGAAGGTGCCGTCGACCCCGGTGCGGAGTGGCGGGAGCTTGTCCTGGGCGAGCGCGGGCCCCGTGCAGAGCAGCACGGCGGCGGCGATCGCGGCGATAGGACGTGACGTCATGTCGAGCCTCCTGGCGAGCGTGAAAGGCGGGCGTATGGTAGGAAGCTCACGCGCCCGCTGTCAACGCCTTCGATGACCCGAGGCCGGTCCCACCGGGCGGGCGCCTACCGGCCGCGCGACCAGGAACACGCCCGACGAGGCGATCACGAAGCCCAGCACGGCCAGCCGGGTCAGGGGCTCGTCGAGGAATGCCCACCCGACGATCGCCACGGTGACGGGCACCAGGTAGAAGTTCGCGGCCACCCGGCCGGCGGTCCCGTGGGTCAGCAGGTAGTAGTAGAGCGCCATCGCGCCGATGGAGACGGCGGCCACGTTCCACAGGACCGTGGTCACCGCGGCAGCGGTCCACACCGCGTGGGGACGCTCGAACGCGGCCATCGCGGCCAGGGTCAGGAGCGCGCCGGCCGCCACCTGCACCGCGGTGGCCGGCAGCAGCGGCACGTCGGCGCAGAAGCGGCGGAAGTACACGGTGCCGCCGGCCAGGCCGGCCACCCCGAGGAAACCGAGCAGGATCGCTCGCCATCCGGCCGGATCTCCCACCGCGTGGGGAGCGACGACCATGGCCACGCCGATGGTGCCCAGCACCAGGCCGAGCCACTGGCCGGAGCGGAGGCGCTCACCGAGCAGCGGCACCGCGGAGAGCGCGATCAGCATCGGGCTGAGCGACTGGATCAGCGCCATCACCGCGATGTTCTCGGTCACCATCCCCACGTGGAATGCCGAGAGGGTGACGCCGTTGACCAGCGCGCCGGCCACCGCGAGGTGCGCCCAGCGCCCGCGCAGCGATTCCCGGGCCCGCCGCGACAGGGCGACCGCCACGCCCAGGAGCGCGCCGGCCGCCACGAGCCGCACCCCCACGAAGAGCAGGGGGGAGACGAAGCGCAGCCCGACGCGCGCGGTGACGAACGACGAGCTCCAGAGCAGGATGAACAGGTAGGGAGCGATGGCGCTCACAGGACCGCGATCGCTTCCACCTCGATCAGGTAGTCGGGATGCGAGAGCGAGCTGACCTCGACCATCGTCGAGGCCGGGCCCCGCTGGCCGAAGAACTCGTCGCGGACCACGCGGAAGTCCATCCGCCGGCGGACGTCGGGCGCGTAGGGGACCTGACCGGCGAGGAACCGGATCGTCGGGGCTCCGGTGACCTTGATCGCCTGGCTGTAGCTGGGCGTGTCGTATACTCCGGGGGCGCAGAACTTCTGCAGCGGGGCCATGTCGTTCTCCTTCGGACATGTGGTGTGCATGTGGCGGCGCGGGTGACCCATTGTCGGGCGCGCGCCGGGCGTCCGCAAATGCGGGCGGCCCCCGCGCGCGTGACCGGTCGGCCGGAGCGACGGCGTCGGCGCGGACCCACGAACCAGATGGCGGTCGGGGAGGATCGGATGCGCGACAGGGCCGCGGATGCACGCGGGGCTCGGGAGCTGGTCTTGATGATCGGTCTCATCCTGATCGGCCTCTCCGGCTGCGGCCGGACGAGCGTCGAGAGCGTGGACGTGAAGGCCGGCGGCCCGCCCCGGCCGCAGCTCATCGTGGTGCACGATTTCGCGGTGTCGGCAAGCGCGGTCGCGCTGGACGGCGCGATCGGGGCCCGCGCCTTGGAGGCGGTGAAGGGCGAGCCGGAAGTGCAGGCGCACCTCCGGATCGGCGAGGAGGTCGCCAAGATCCTCACCGAGAGCCTGGTCAAGGAGATCGGCAAGCTCGGCATCCCCACCGTGGCCGCGGCCGGCCCGACGCCGGTGACCGGCCCGAGCCTCCAGATCGAGGGGCAGTTCCTGACCGTGGACCAGGGGAACCGGCTCCGTCGCGCCGTCATCGGCTTCGGAGCGGGGGCGAGCGAGGTCCGCACGATGGTGCAGGTCTTCGAGACGACGAGCGAGGGCCGACGCCTCGTCGAGGACTTCTACACCACCGCGAAGAGCTCGCGCAAGCCGGGGTTCGGTCCGGTCGCCGGCGCCGGGGCTGCGATCTCGACCGCGGCGACGAGCGCGGCGGTGTCGAGCGGGGTCGGTCTCGCCACCGCGCACTCGCAGACCGTCGAAGGCGACGCCCGGAACACCGCCGATGAGATCGTCAAGATGCTGAAGAAGTTCTTCGCCGAGCAGGGCTGGATCGCGCCGCAGTAGTCGCGCGATCAGCTCGGGAGGCCGCGCCCATCCCGGGAGTGCCGCAGCTCCTGGACCGGCCGGACCTCGACGGTCGCCACGCGCGCGGGCGGGAATTTCGCGGCGATCGTGCAGGCCTCGTCCATGTCCCGAGCCTCGATGAGGAAGAAGCCGCCCAGCTGCTCGGTGGTCTCGGCGAACGGTCCGACGGTCGCGGAGGCCTTGCCGCCGCTCACTCGAATGGTCCGGGCCGTCCCGGTCCGCTGCAGCGCGTGCGACGCGATGTAGTGGCCGCTTCGGCGGATCTCCTCGGCGTATTCGATCGCGGAGTCGATGAGCGCCTGCATCTCGTTCTCGGGAATGGCGTCCAGCACCTTCGGGTCGTGGTAGATCGTGAACAGGAACGTCATGGCATCCTCCTGAATCTGCATGATACCGGCGGCGGACCACCGGCACTAGCTGGTCGTTGGCCGGAGCGCGAGATCGACCGACCCGGCTAGGTGACCAGGCGCGCGCGCTCGCGCGCCGCGATGGCCCGGTAGGGAGCCGAGCCCAGCTCCGCGGCGAGGGCGTCCAGGGATGCGAGCGCGCGCTCGATCTCGGCCCGGTCGGCGGCGGACTCCTCCAGGAGATGCACGCCGGCCAGCGCGACGTCGAAGGCGCCGAGCCGCCAGCCGCGATCCCGCTCGACGAGCCGGCGCGCGTCCGCGAGCAGCGCGTCGGCGCTTCCGCGGTCGCCGGCCACCCGCCTGGCCTCCGCCAGCGTCGCGAGGATGCGCGGCTCGTACCAGAGGGCGGTGCGTCGCTCGCGCGCGAGCCCGAGGGCCCGCTCGAGCGTGATCGTGGCCGCGGGAAGATCGCCGGTCGCGAGCTCCGTCGCGCCGAGGAACGCCGCCGATTCCACTCGCGAGAACGCGCTCCCGCGCTCTTCCGCGAGAGCGACGGCGCGGCGGCCGTGGACGAGCGCGCCGGGCAGATCGCCGCGCAGGCGCAGCACCTCGCAGAGGAAGCCGTGCGTTCCGTAGAGAACCTGGACGCTTTCCTCGCTCGCCTCGCCGAGCTGCGCGCGGAGGGCGGCTTCGGCCTCGGCCGGGTCGCCCAGATGCGCGCTCGCCAGCGCCCACCACACGCGGCACAGGCCGGGGGCGGTGGAGCGTGCGACCGCCTTCCGCAGGCCGGGAACCGCCGCGAGATCGCTCAGGGCGCGGTCGGCGGCGGCCCGGGCCGGCGCGAGGCGGCCGACCGCGAGCTGGGCGTGGACCAGCACCGCGCGCATCTCGAATTCGAGGAGCGCGTCGGCTCCCTCGGCGAGCGCCATCCCGCGCTCGGCGCAGGCGAGGTACTGGCCCACGTCTCCCGCGAGCCCGCACAGGCGTCCGTAGGAGGTGAGCAGGAACGCGTGACCGGCCGGGTCGGCCAGCCGCTCGGCCACCGCGCGCGCCTCCTCGAAGAGGTCCCGCGCCTCACGCGCGTCGATGCCGGCGATGCGGCCGATCTCGAGGAGGGCGATGCGCGAGGTCAGCTCGAGCGTCAGGGTCTCGCGCGATTCGGGCACCGCGGCGAGCAGCGAGGTGACGCGACGGCAGTGTCTCGCCCCGTCCGCCGGGTCGCTGCGCGCGATGCGCCGGCCCGCGTGCTCGTGCCAGCGCGCCGCCGCGAGGCCCTCGCCCGCCTCGTCGAAGTGGTGCGCGAGGAGCGCAGCGTGGGTGGCCGCGGCCGGCCCGTGGATGGCGAGCAGGGCGCGGGCGATCGCGGCGTGGGTGGCGCGGCGGCGATCCGCGAGCTGCATGCGGTAGGCCACCTCGTGCGCGAGCGGATGCCGAAAGACGCGCTGATCCGGGGCCTCCGCGGGGCCGAGCAGCTCGGCGGCGGACAGGCGCGCGAGCGACCCGTCCAGCTCGGGCTCGGACCGGACGACCACGGCGCGGAGCAGCTCGACGGGCACGTCCTGCCCGATCACCGCCGCGGCCTGGAGGATCTCCTTGTCGCGGTCGTCGAGGCGGTCGATGCGCGAGGCCAGGACCGCCCGGACGGTCTCGGGCAGCGCGATCTCTCCGATCGGAGCGGCCAGCGCGTAGGCGCCGCGCTCTCCGCGAAAGACGCCACGCTCGACGAGCGAGCGGGCCATCTCCTCGATGAAGAGCGGGTTGCCGGCCGCGCGGGCCTCGATCGCGGCGCGCAGCGGCGCGATCGAGACGTCGGCTCCGAGCCAGTCGTCGAGCAGCGCCGAGGACTCCGGCCGCGCGAGCGGCGCGAGCGAGAGGCGCTCGACCCGCGAGCCCCACTCGGGCCGGTACTCCGGCCGCGTGGTCGCGAGCAGCAGGATCCGGCGGCCGGCCGCGTCCGGGGCCAGGAGACGGTCGACGACCATCCCGAGCGCGGCGTCGCTCGCGGAGTCGAGCCAGTGCAGATCCTCGACCCAGAGCATGGTGGGCTCCGACCGACCGCGGGACCGGATCAGATCGCCCAGGGACTGGAAGAGCCGGGCGCGGCGGGCGTCGGGATCGAGACCGGACGGCGCCGGCACGTGATCGGCCCCGAGGAGGTCGAGCCAGAGATCCCTCGCGATCGGGTCGGGCGGCACCGCCTCGAGACCACGGGCGACCGCGTCCGCGACGGCGGCCGACGACGCGCTCTCGCCGATCCCGAAGAGGCTGCGCGCGAGCGTGGCGATCACGTGCAGCGGCAGCATGCGGCCGTGGGACAGCGCGCGAGCATGGTGGATCGCCACGCCGCCGGCGCGCTCGATCAGCTCGTGACCGAGGCGGCTCTTGCCCGCGCCCGGCTCTCCGGTGACCAGGACCACCCGCGGTCGACCCGACCGCGCCTCGTCCAGCGCCCGCTCGAGGACGGCCAGCTCGCGATCGCGGCCGACGAAGCGCGAGAAGCCCCGGGCCCGGGCGCGGTCGAAGCGGCTCCGGATGCGGCCCGGGCCGCGCAGCTCGAACACCCGCACCGGCGCGCTCGCGCCCTTGAGATGCTGCTCGCCCCGGTCGACGAAGTCGAACAAGCCCGCGGCCAGGCGCGCGGTGGGCTCGGTCACCGCGATGCCGCCCGGCGGCGCGAGCTGCTGCACCCGGGCCGCGAGCCCGACCACGTGCCCCTGCGCGGTGTAGTCCATGCGCAGGTCATCGCCGATCCGCCCCACCACCACCTCGCCGGAGTTCAGGCCCATCCGCACCGCCAGGTCGAGCCCGCTCTCGCGGCGCACGTCCCCGGCGAGCCCGGCGAGATCGCGGGCCAGGTCGAGCGCGGCCGCGCAGGCGCGCTGCGCGTGGTCCTCGTGGGCGATCGGCGCGCCGAACAGCGCCATGATGCCGTCACCGGTGTACTGGTTGATCGTGCCCTCGTACCGGTGAACGCCGGCGGCGAGGATCCGGAACAGGCGATCGAGGAGGCGATGCCATTCCTCGGGATCGACGCGCTCGGCCAGCTCCATGGAGCGCGCGACGTCGGCGAAGAGCACGGTGACCAGCTTGCGCTCGCCTCGCAGCGCGCTCTGCGACGCCAGGATCTTCTCGACGAGATGCCGCGGAGTATACGAGCGCGGCTCCCGAGCCGTCCTCGGCGGCGTGAGGGAGCCGCCACAGCGATTGCAGAACCGCGCGTCGGCGGGGTTCTCGTGGCCACACGATGGACAGCTCACCGGGGTCTCGCCGGGTCTCCGAGGCCCGCCGCGATTTCGGTGATGATGGGGTCGCCGGTCGTCATCGGCCCTATCGTACCCATCCCCGGTGATACGGCACCACGCGCCTTCCGGGCCGCCGACCCGGAACGTCTCGGGCCGCGCCCAGGACGAGGACGTGGTGGTGTAGGATGGCGCCGATGGGCAAGAAGCTGACCCAGGCCCAGATCGAACGCTACCACCGCGAGGGGTTCGTCCACCCGATCGACGCGTTCCCGGCCGAGGACGCCCGGCGGTACCGGCTCGCCATGGAGGAGTTCGAGGCGGCCCAGGGGCGGGAGCTCACCAGGGGGCACAATTTCAAGCCGCATCTCCTGTTCACCTGGGTCGACGAGATCGTCCACCATGCCGCCATCCTCGACGCCGTCGAGGACCTGATCGGTCCGGACATCCGACTGTTCCATCTGTCGGTCTGGCCGAAGAACCCGGGCGACCCCGCCTATGTGAGCTGGCACCAGGACGCCACCTACTTCGGCCTCGAGCCGGCCGTGCAGGTGACCGCCT from Candidatus Methylomirabilota bacterium harbors:
- a CDS encoding adenylate/guanylate cyclase domain-containing protein → MSCPSCGHENPADARFCNRCGGSLTPPRTAREPRSYTPRHLVEKILASQSALRGERKLVTVLFADVARSMELAERVDPEEWHRLLDRLFRILAAGVHRYEGTINQYTGDGIMALFGAPIAHEDHAQRACAAALDLARDLAGLAGDVRRESGLDLAVRMGLNSGEVVVGRIGDDLRMDYTAQGHVVGLAARVQQLAPPGGIAVTEPTARLAAGLFDFVDRGEQHLKGASAPVRVFELRGPGRIRSRFDRARARGFSRFVGRDRELAVLERALDEARSGRPRVVLVTGEPGAGKSRLGHELIERAGGVAIHHARALSHGRMLPLHVIATLARSLFGIGESASSAAVADAVARGLEAVPPDPIARDLWLDLLGADHVPAPSGLDPDARRARLFQSLGDLIRSRGRSEPTMLWVEDLHWLDSASDAALGMVVDRLLAPDAAGRRILLLATTRPEYRPEWGSRVERLSLAPLARPESSALLDDWLGADVSIAPLRAAIEARAAGNPLFIEEMARSLVERGVFRGERGAYALAAPIGEIALPETVRAVLASRIDRLDDRDKEILQAAAVIGQDVPVELLRAVVVRSEPELDGSLARLSAAELLGPAEAPDQRVFRHPLAHEVAYRMQLADRRRATHAAIARALLAIHGPAAATHAALLAHHFDEAGEGLAAARWHEHAGRRIARSDPADGARHCRRVTSLLAAVPESRETLTLELTSRIALLEIGRIAGIDAREARDLFEEARAVAERLADPAGHAFLLTSYGRLCGLAGDVGQYLACAERGMALAEGADALLEFEMRAVLVHAQLAVGRLAPARAAADRALSDLAAVPGLRKAVARSTAPGLCRVWWALASAHLGDPAEAEAALRAQLGEASEESVQVLYGTHGFLCEVLRLRGDLPGALVHGRRAVALAEERGSAFSRVESAAFLGATELATGDLPAATITLERALGLARERRTALWYEPRILATLAEARRVAGDRGSADALLADARRLVERDRGWRLGAFDVALAGVHLLEESAADRAEIERALASLDALAAELGSAPYRAIAARERARLVT
- a CDS encoding DUF4410 domain-containing protein; the encoded protein is MIGLILIGLSGCGRTSVESVDVKAGGPPRPQLIVVHDFAVSASAVALDGAIGARALEAVKGEPEVQAHLRIGEEVAKILTESLVKEIGKLGIPTVAAAGPTPVTGPSLQIEGQFLTVDQGNRLRRAVIGFGAGASEVRTMVQVFETTSEGRRLVEDFYTTAKSSRKPGFGPVAGAGAAISTAATSAAVSSGVGLATAHSQTVEGDARNTADEIVKMLKKFFAEQGWIAPQ
- a CDS encoding YciI family protein, translated to MTFLFTIYHDPKVLDAIPENEMQALIDSAIEYAEEIRRSGHYIASHALQRTGTARTIRVSGGKASATVGPFAETTEQLGGFFLIEARDMDEACTIAAKFPPARVATVEVRPVQELRHSRDGRGLPS
- a CDS encoding DMT family transporter; this translates as MSAIAPYLFILLWSSSFVTARVGLRFVSPLLFVGVRLVAAGALLGVAVALSRRARESLRGRWAHLAVAGALVNGVTLSAFHVGMVTENIAVMALIQSLSPMLIALSAVPLLGERLRSGQWLGLVLGTIGVAMVVAPHAVGDPAGWRAILLGFLGVAGLAGGTVYFRRFCADVPLLPATAVQVAAGALLTLAAMAAFERPHAVWTAAAVTTVLWNVAAVSIGAMALYYYLLTHGTAGRVAANFYLVPVTVAIVGWAFLDEPLTRLAVLGFVIASSGVFLVARPVGARPVGPASGHRRR
- a CDS encoding RidA family protein yields the protein MAPLQKFCAPGVYDTPSYSQAIKVTGAPTIRFLAGQVPYAPDVRRRMDFRVVRDEFFGQRGPASTMVEVSSLSHPDYLIEVEAIAVL